A genomic region of Prevotella scopos JCM 17725 contains the following coding sequences:
- a CDS encoding helix-turn-helix domain-containing protein has translation MAKYNLTEKKEKVAAYRSLVSPQLMDELKEKILNIILIQQRYKDKNYSAKQLAEDLGTNTRYISAVVNVRFHMNYTSFVNKFRIEEAMALLVDKRYQELNMEDISDMVGFSNRQSFYASFYKLNGVTPRDYRMRHMAQPSSEEVRLKKPLKK, from the coding sequence ATGGCTAAGTACAATTTAACTGAAAAAAAAGAGAAGGTAGCCGCCTATCGTAGTCTGGTCAGTCCGCAATTAATGGATGAATTAAAGGAAAAGATCCTTAATATCATTCTAATTCAGCAACGTTACAAAGACAAGAATTACTCTGCTAAGCAACTTGCTGAGGACTTAGGAACAAATACGCGCTACATCTCAGCTGTAGTTAATGTGCGATTCCACATGAACTACACATCATTTGTCAATAAATTCCGAATAGAGGAGGCAATGGCACTTTTGGTTGATAAGCGTTATCAAGAACTGAATATGGAAGATATCAGTGATATGGTGGGCTTCTCCAATAGGCAGTCTTTCTATGCTTCTTTCTATAAATTAAATGGTGTCACACCACGTGATTATAGAATGCGTCACATGGCGCAACCCTCTTCAGAAGAAGTGCGTTTGAAAAAACCACTTAAGAAATGA
- the hutH gene encoding histidine ammonia-lyase yields MNKIHQISAEHLAIEQIGEIIKNGTKLELSEDARKRIIRCREYLDNKIKESETPIYGVTTGFGSLCKISIDKDSLSQLQKNLVMSHACGIGDRVPNEIVKIMLLLKIQSLSYGYSACQLKTIERLIDFFNNDIYPIVYMQGSLGASGDLVPLAHLSLPILGMGEVEYKGEIFSGADILKKMNWDAIELVSKEGLALLNGTQNMNAFAVWALLQSERLSEWADIIGTMSLEAYDGRIEPFTHAVHAVRPHKGQIDTAARIRELLEGSELIKQPKVNVQDPYSFRCMPQVHGASKDTITYVKSVIDIEVNAATDNPTVCPDEDLVISAGNFHGEPIAQPMDFLAIALCELSNISERRIYKLVSGTRNLPSFLVAKPGVNSGFMIPQYTAASIVSQSKTYCTPASVDSIPSSQGQEDHVSMGANAATKLYQVVLNTERVLAIELFNAAQALEFRRPLKSSPMIESIHQSYRECVPFIDTDEFMAPHIAKSVEFLRK; encoded by the coding sequence ATGAATAAAATTCATCAAATCAGTGCTGAACATCTTGCTATTGAACAGATTGGTGAGATTATCAAGAACGGCACAAAGCTTGAACTTTCTGAAGATGCTCGTAAACGTATTATCCGCTGCAGAGAGTATCTCGATAATAAAATTAAAGAGTCAGAGACACCAATTTATGGTGTAACAACAGGCTTTGGTTCTCTATGTAAAATTTCAATTGATAAGGATAGCCTATCACAGTTACAGAAGAATCTGGTGATGTCACATGCTTGTGGTATTGGTGACCGTGTCCCTAATGAGATAGTAAAGATAATGTTACTGCTCAAGATACAGTCGCTCAGCTATGGCTATTCTGCTTGCCAGTTGAAGACCATTGAACGACTCATTGATTTCTTCAACAACGATATTTATCCTATTGTATATATGCAAGGTTCATTAGGTGCATCAGGTGACCTCGTCCCTCTGGCTCATCTTTCTCTGCCAATTCTCGGTATGGGAGAAGTTGAATATAAAGGAGAAATCTTCTCTGGTGCAGACATCCTAAAGAAAATGAACTGGGATGCTATTGAACTCGTATCAAAGGAAGGACTTGCACTTCTCAATGGTACACAGAATATGAATGCTTTTGCGGTATGGGCACTCTTGCAGAGCGAGCGATTGAGCGAATGGGCTGACATTATTGGTACGATGTCACTAGAAGCTTACGACGGACGAATTGAACCTTTCACACATGCTGTTCACGCTGTTCGTCCTCACAAAGGGCAGATTGATACTGCAGCACGAATACGAGAGTTATTGGAAGGAAGTGAGCTTATCAAACAACCTAAGGTCAACGTGCAAGACCCTTATTCTTTCCGCTGTATGCCACAGGTACATGGGGCTTCAAAGGATACAATTACTTATGTTAAGTCTGTTATAGATATTGAAGTGAACGCAGCTACGGATAATCCAACGGTATGTCCTGACGAAGACCTTGTCATCTCAGCAGGTAACTTCCACGGAGAGCCTATCGCACAGCCAATGGACTTCCTTGCTATTGCACTCTGTGAGCTAAGCAATATCTCTGAGCGTCGTATCTATAAACTGGTGTCTGGAACCCGCAACCTACCAAGTTTCCTTGTAGCGAAACCTGGAGTGAATAGTGGCTTTATGATTCCACAATATACAGCTGCATCTATTGTTAGTCAGAGTAAGACTTATTGTACACCAGCATCAGTTGATAGTATTCCATCCTCACAAGGACAGGAAGATCACGTTAGCATGGGTGCTAATGCTGCAACAAAACTTTATCAGGTAGTATTGAACACAGAGCGTGTACTTGCCATTGAACTTTTCAATGCAGCACAAGCACTTGAGTTCCGTCGCCCATTGAAGTCTTCTCCAATGATAGAAAGCATACATCAGTCTTATCGTGAGTGTGTTCCTTTTATCGACACAGATGAGTTTATGGCACCACATATCGCCAAGTCTGTTGAATTCTTGCGTAAATAA
- the hutI gene encoding imidazolonepropionase — translation MKRLIIKNIGLLAGIDHDGKLYLKGKEMAELNTLSDAYLVIEDGRFADYGKMSSYSSAYDNDEIIDAEGGTILPSWCDSHTHIVFAGSREQEFVDKIRGLSYAEIAKRGGGILNSADRLHELSEDELYQQAMKRVDEVIRKGTGCVEIKSGYGLNTEDELKMLRVIRRIKETTRLKVVSTFLGAHAVSREYKGRQSEYVDLIINEMIPAVGNENLAEFIDVFCDTGFFTPEETARILKAGAEYGMRPKIHADELESSGGVEVGVAYNALSVDHLESMTEEEIEILRNSETMPTALPGTSFFLNLPFALGRKIIDKGLPLTLASDYNPGSTPSGDMKFIVSLGCIKMRLMPAEAINAATLNGACAMGLSKEYGSITRGKVANFFITDAIPSIEFIPYAYTTPIIKRVFLQGEEYM, via the coding sequence ATGAAAAGACTAATAATAAAAAACATCGGCTTACTAGCTGGTATAGACCACGACGGAAAGTTATATCTTAAAGGTAAAGAGATGGCAGAATTAAACACACTGTCAGATGCTTATCTTGTCATAGAAGATGGACGATTTGCCGATTATGGTAAGATGAGTAGCTATTCGTCAGCTTATGATAACGATGAAATTATTGATGCCGAAGGTGGAACCATTCTCCCATCATGGTGCGACTCCCATACCCACATTGTCTTTGCTGGTAGTCGAGAGCAAGAGTTTGTTGACAAAATCCGTGGACTTAGCTATGCGGAAATTGCAAAGCGTGGTGGTGGTATCCTTAACTCGGCTGATCGCCTTCATGAACTGAGCGAAGACGAACTCTATCAGCAAGCCATGAAACGTGTTGACGAAGTGATTAGGAAAGGAACAGGCTGTGTAGAAATAAAGAGTGGCTATGGTCTTAACACAGAAGATGAATTGAAAATGCTTCGCGTTATCCGACGCATCAAAGAGACAACCCGTTTGAAAGTTGTTTCAACCTTCCTCGGTGCTCACGCTGTATCAAGGGAATACAAAGGCAGACAAAGTGAATATGTTGATTTGATCATCAACGAGATGATACCAGCTGTGGGTAATGAGAATTTGGCAGAATTCATTGATGTCTTCTGTGATACAGGCTTCTTTACTCCTGAAGAAACTGCACGCATTCTTAAAGCTGGCGCAGAATATGGTATGCGACCAAAGATTCATGCTGACGAATTGGAATCATCAGGAGGTGTAGAAGTTGGTGTAGCATATAACGCTCTGTCAGTAGATCACTTAGAGAGTATGACTGAAGAAGAGATAGAGATATTAAGGAATAGTGAGACTATGCCAACTGCGCTCCCAGGCACCTCTTTCTTCCTCAACCTACCTTTTGCCTTAGGACGAAAGATAATAGATAAAGGACTACCGCTTACTCTAGCGAGTGATTACAACCCAGGGTCAACGCCATCAGGTGACATGAAGTTTATAGTTTCTCTTGGTTGTATCAAGATGCGTTTAATGCCTGCGGAAGCTATCAATGCTGCTACCTTAAATGGTGCATGTGCCATGGGATTAAGCAAGGAGTATGGTTCAATCACACGCGGAAAAGTGGCAAACTTTTTTATAACAGACGCTATCCCTTCTATTGAATTTATCCCTTACGCTTATACAACACCTATCATAAAACGTGTCTTCTTACAAGGAGAGGAGTACATGTAG
- the ftcD gene encoding glutamate formimidoyltransferase, whose translation MVREKQIIECVPNFSEGRNKDVIKQITDEVERVKGVKLLDVDPGEATNRTVVTFVGEPSVVVEAAFRCVKKAAQLIDMRQHHGAHPRMGATDVCPLIPVAGITLEECAVLARQLAERIANELQIPCYCYEAAAKTPERKNLAICRKGEYEGLPQRMSEAAEAPDYGAREWDEQLARTGCTAVGARDFLIATNFNLNTTSTRRANAIAFDVREKGRPMREGGSPVGKPMKDEKGEIIMQPGTLKATKAIGWFIDEYGIAQVSMNITDINITPLHIAFDEVCRCAQNRGIRVTGTEIVGLIPKRTLLEAGTYFLKKQQRSTGIPEEDIIKIAIMSMGLDDLKPFNPREKVIEYLLEDADKTPKLIDLTVKEFANETSRESPAPGGGTISAYMGALGAALGTMVANLSSHKAGWDARWEEFSNWAEKGQAIQAELMILVDEDTEAFNRIMSAFGLPKGTDEEKAARSAAIQEATLFATEVPLHTMKASYKVFELCRAMAEEGNPNSVSDAGVGVLAARAAVLGAGLNVKINASGLKDKEKAEHLVAEANKLIAQANEAEAEIMKIVEAKL comes from the coding sequence ATGGTACGAGAAAAACAAATCATCGAGTGTGTTCCTAATTTTAGTGAAGGACGTAACAAAGATGTAATCAAGCAGATTACTGATGAAGTTGAACGTGTTAAAGGCGTTAAATTATTAGATGTTGACCCAGGAGAAGCGACCAATCGCACGGTTGTTACCTTCGTTGGCGAACCATCAGTAGTTGTAGAGGCTGCTTTCCGTTGTGTTAAGAAGGCTGCGCAACTTATTGACATGCGACAGCATCATGGTGCTCACCCTCGTATGGGTGCAACGGATGTTTGTCCGCTTATCCCTGTTGCTGGTATCACCTTAGAGGAATGTGCCGTATTGGCACGCCAGTTGGCTGAGCGTATTGCTAACGAACTACAGATTCCTTGCTACTGTTATGAAGCTGCAGCCAAGACTCCAGAACGTAAGAATCTTGCCATTTGCCGTAAGGGAGAGTATGAAGGACTTCCACAGCGTATGTCAGAAGCAGCAGAGGCACCTGACTATGGAGCACGTGAATGGGATGAGCAGTTAGCACGAACAGGCTGTACAGCAGTCGGTGCACGTGACTTCTTGATTGCAACAAACTTCAACCTGAACACAACCTCTACACGTCGTGCTAATGCAATAGCATTTGATGTAAGAGAGAAAGGGCGTCCGATGCGTGAAGGTGGTTCACCTGTGGGTAAGCCAATGAAGGACGAAAAGGGCGAAATCATTATGCAACCCGGTACGTTGAAAGCTACAAAGGCTATTGGCTGGTTCATTGATGAATATGGAATAGCACAGGTGTCAATGAATATAACTGACATTAATATCACACCCCTCCACATTGCCTTTGATGAGGTTTGTCGCTGTGCACAGAACCGAGGAATACGCGTGACTGGTACTGAAATAGTAGGTCTTATTCCTAAACGAACACTCCTTGAAGCTGGAACTTATTTCCTAAAGAAGCAGCAACGTTCAACAGGTATTCCAGAAGAAGACATCATCAAGATTGCCATTATGTCAATGGGCTTAGACGACTTGAAACCATTTAATCCACGTGAAAAGGTGATTGAATATCTGTTGGAAGATGCCGATAAGACTCCAAAACTCATTGATTTGACTGTCAAAGAGTTTGCCAATGAAACTTCACGTGAATCTCCAGCACCTGGAGGTGGTACTATCTCTGCTTATATGGGAGCTTTAGGTGCTGCTTTAGGTACAATGGTAGCCAACCTCTCCAGCCATAAGGCAGGATGGGATGCACGCTGGGAAGAGTTTAGTAATTGGGCAGAAAAGGGTCAGGCAATACAAGCTGAACTAATGATACTCGTTGATGAAGACACAGAAGCTTTTAACCGAATCATGTCTGCCTTTGGTCTTCCTAAGGGTACTGACGAGGAAAAGGCAGCACGCTCTGCAGCAATACAAGAAGCAACACTCTTTGCAACAGAAGTTCCATTGCATACAATGAAGGCTTCATACAAAGTATTTGAACTTTGCCGTGCTATGGCAGAAGAAGGTAATCCTAACAGTGTTTCAGACGCTGGTGTTGGTGTATTGGCAGCTCGTGCTGCTGTACTTGGTGCAGGTTTGAACGTGAAGATTAACGCTTCTGGCTTGAAAGACAAAGAAAAAGCAGAACATTTAGTTGCCGAGGCAAACAAGTTGATTGCTCAAGCTAATGAAGCTGAGGCAGAGATAATGAAGATAGTTGAGGCTAAACTGTAA
- a CDS encoding urocanate hydratase, which produces MTKEEFVKDICTGIADTLPDPQAYDPSINHAPKRKDILTQEEKKLALRNALRYFPKKFHATLAPEFAEELKQYGRIYMYRFRPAYEMYARPIDEYPHNSKQAAAIMMMIQNNLDKAVAQHPHELITYGGNGAVFQNWAQYRLVMKYLSEMTDEQTLVMYSGHPLGLFPSHKNAPRVVVTNGMVIPNYSKPDDWERDNALGVSQYGQMTAGSYMYIGPQGIVHGTTITVLNAARKRLKAGETSIKGMLFVTSGLGGMSGAQPKAGNIAGVVSITAEINPLAAQKRYDQGWVDELHTSLDELIPAALKAVEEKQTVSMAYVGNVVDLWERLAAEDIHVDLGSDQASLHNPWAGGYYPVGVSLEESKRMMAEEPALFKEKVQESLRRQVAAINKLTAKGMYFFDYGNAFLLESSRAGADIMKTDGKFRYPSYVQDIMGPMFFDYGFGPFRWVCSSGNPKDLETSDRIATEVLEEIRKTATPDIIGQLDDNIHWIKEAGKNHLVVGSQARILYADSEGRTKIALAFNEAIRRGEISRPIVLGRDHHDVSGTDSPFRETSNIYDGSQFCADMAVQNVIGDSFRGATWVSIHNGGGVGWGEVINGGFGMVIDGSEDSDRHIRQMLLWDVNNGIARRSWARNTGSIDAIRREMERTPGLNVTLPNFVDDDIINTAF; this is translated from the coding sequence ATGACAAAAGAAGAATTTGTAAAAGACATTTGCACAGGTATAGCTGACACGCTACCTGATCCACAAGCATACGACCCTTCTATCAATCACGCACCAAAGCGTAAGGATATTCTCACACAAGAAGAGAAGAAATTGGCGCTGCGCAATGCCCTTCGTTATTTCCCAAAGAAGTTTCATGCTACATTAGCACCAGAGTTTGCAGAAGAATTAAAGCAATATGGTCGTATATACATGTACCGTTTCCGCCCTGCTTATGAGATGTATGCGCGCCCTATCGACGAATATCCGCATAATTCAAAACAGGCGGCAGCAATCATGATGATGATTCAGAACAACCTTGACAAGGCTGTTGCACAACATCCGCATGAGCTGATTACATACGGTGGTAATGGTGCCGTATTCCAGAATTGGGCACAATATCGATTGGTGATGAAGTATTTGAGCGAGATGACAGACGAACAAACCTTGGTGATGTATTCTGGTCATCCGCTCGGACTCTTCCCTTCTCATAAGAATGCTCCTCGTGTAGTGGTAACAAATGGTATGGTAATACCAAACTATTCTAAGCCTGATGATTGGGAACGAGATAATGCCTTGGGTGTAAGTCAGTATGGACAGATGACCGCTGGTTCCTATATGTATATCGGTCCACAGGGTATCGTTCATGGCACAACTATCACCGTTCTGAATGCAGCACGTAAACGATTGAAAGCTGGAGAAACCAGTATCAAAGGTATGCTCTTCGTTACTTCTGGCTTAGGAGGTATGTCTGGTGCTCAACCTAAGGCTGGTAACATAGCTGGGGTAGTAAGTATTACAGCAGAAATCAACCCATTGGCAGCACAGAAGCGTTATGACCAAGGTTGGGTTGACGAACTACATACTTCGCTTGACGAACTAATTCCTGCAGCATTGAAGGCTGTTGAAGAGAAACAAACTGTCTCTATGGCTTATGTTGGTAATGTTGTTGACCTTTGGGAACGCTTAGCAGCAGAAGACATACACGTTGACTTAGGAAGTGATCAGGCCTCCCTCCACAATCCATGGGCAGGTGGTTATTACCCTGTAGGTGTGTCATTAGAAGAATCTAAACGTATGATGGCAGAGGAACCAGCGTTGTTTAAGGAGAAAGTTCAGGAGTCTTTACGTCGTCAGGTGGCAGCTATTAACAAGCTGACAGCGAAAGGTATGTACTTCTTCGACTATGGTAATGCTTTCCTTTTAGAGTCAAGTCGTGCGGGAGCGGACATCATGAAGACTGATGGCAAGTTCCGTTATCCTTCTTATGTACAAGATATTATGGGACCAATGTTTTTCGATTATGGCTTTGGACCATTCCGTTGGGTTTGTTCTTCAGGTAATCCAAAGGACTTAGAAACATCTGATCGCATTGCAACAGAGGTATTAGAGGAAATACGCAAGACGGCAACTCCAGATATTATCGGTCAACTTGACGATAACATTCATTGGATAAAAGAAGCAGGAAAGAACCATTTAGTTGTTGGTTCTCAGGCTCGTATCCTTTATGCTGACTCGGAAGGACGCACCAAGATTGCCTTGGCTTTCAATGAAGCAATACGTAGGGGAGAAATCTCTCGACCTATCGTTTTAGGACGTGATCACCATGATGTGTCGGGAACTGACTCTCCTTTCCGTGAGACTTCTAATATATATGATGGCTCACAGTTCTGCGCTGACATGGCTGTACAGAATGTTATCGGCGACTCTTTCCGTGGTGCAACATGGGTATCTATCCACAATGGAGGCGGTGTTGGCTGGGGAGAAGTTATCAATGGTGGCTTCGGCATGGTGATTGATGGTAGCGAAGATTCCGATCGCCACATCCGTCAGATGCTGCTTTGGGATGTCAATAATGGTATTGCACGTCGCAGTTGGGCACGCAACACAGGCTCTATAGATGCCATTCGAAGAGAGATGGAACGTACTCCAGGACTGAATGTGACGCTCCCTAACTTCGTCGATGATGACATTATTAATACAGCTTTTTAA
- a CDS encoding dipeptidyl-peptidase 3 family protein: MIESKGEEKFNFQDERFADIQMLRYQLSGFEALTTRQKQLIYCLSEATLFGRDITFDQFGKYNLRIRKMLEAVYLNYKGDREDNNFRALEEYLKHVWFANGIYHHYACDKFSPSFTEDFFNKEVLSIDSKYLPLREGETVSSLLNELCPVIFDPTILPKRVDKADGKDIVRSSACNYYDGVSQNDVEEFYARLKKEGPKDEAPSYGLNSTLVKEGKSIREDVWKVDGKYGSAITKIIYWLMRAKDYVENEQQLKVINLLIRYYETGDLHDFDVYSIEWLREQEGRIDFINGFIEVYGDPMGLKGSWEGIVEYKDLEATHRTQAISDNAQWFEDHSPVNPIFRKKVVKGVTANVICAAMLGGDEYPSSAIGINLPNADWIRAEYGSKSVTISNLTHAYDMAARGNGFREEFVIDSDMRKLMDLYADKTDNLHTDLHECLGHGSGRLLPGTDPDALKNYGNTIEEARADLFGLYYIADQKLLDLGLLDSNEAYKAQYYGYMMNGLLTQQVRIKPGKQIEESHMQNRALIAQWAMELGKDNNVVELISCEDKANNESKTFVRINDYVALRHIFAKQLAEIQRIKSEGDFEAARMLVEKYAINLDPTLHTEVLRRYERLNIAPYKGFINPVLTPVYNKQGELIDINVDYSETYTEQMLRYSREYQTL; this comes from the coding sequence ATGATAGAATCAAAAGGAGAAGAAAAATTTAATTTTCAGGATGAACGGTTCGCTGATATTCAAATGCTTCGTTATCAGCTTTCTGGTTTCGAAGCATTAACAACTCGGCAAAAGCAACTAATTTATTGTCTGTCAGAGGCTACTTTGTTTGGTCGTGATATCACATTTGACCAATTTGGTAAGTATAACCTCCGAATAAGAAAGATGTTAGAGGCTGTCTATTTGAACTATAAAGGTGATCGGGAAGATAACAACTTTCGTGCTTTAGAAGAATATCTGAAGCACGTTTGGTTTGCTAATGGTATTTATCATCACTATGCTTGTGATAAGTTTTCACCTTCATTCACTGAAGATTTCTTTAATAAAGAGGTCTTATCGATTGATTCTAAGTATCTTCCTCTAAGAGAAGGGGAGACAGTTTCTTCTTTACTCAACGAACTTTGTCCTGTAATCTTTGATCCAACTATTCTGCCAAAGAGAGTAGATAAGGCTGATGGAAAAGATATTGTTCGCTCTTCTGCATGTAATTATTACGATGGAGTATCTCAGAATGACGTTGAAGAATTCTATGCAAGATTGAAGAAAGAAGGACCAAAAGACGAAGCACCATCTTATGGTTTGAATTCAACTCTTGTCAAAGAAGGAAAGTCCATTCGTGAAGATGTATGGAAAGTAGATGGCAAATATGGTTCTGCGATTACAAAGATTATATACTGGTTAATGCGAGCAAAAGACTATGTAGAAAACGAACAGCAACTCAAAGTAATTAACCTGCTTATTCGCTATTATGAAACAGGTGATTTACATGATTTTGATGTTTATTCTATTGAGTGGTTACGTGAACAAGAAGGTAGAATAGATTTCATTAATGGTTTTATTGAAGTCTATGGTGACCCAATGGGATTGAAAGGTTCTTGGGAAGGCATAGTTGAATATAAGGATCTTGAAGCCACTCATCGTACACAGGCAATATCTGATAACGCACAATGGTTTGAAGATCATTCTCCTGTTAATCCTATTTTTCGCAAAAAGGTTGTGAAAGGTGTTACCGCTAATGTTATTTGTGCAGCAATGTTAGGCGGTGATGAATATCCATCTTCAGCTATTGGAATTAATTTACCAAATGCTGATTGGATTCGTGCTGAATATGGTTCAAAGAGTGTAACAATATCTAATCTTACTCATGCCTATGATATGGCAGCCAGGGGTAATGGGTTTCGTGAGGAGTTTGTCATTGATTCTGACATGCGTAAGTTGATGGATTTGTATGCTGACAAAACGGATAATCTACATACAGACTTGCACGAATGTTTAGGCCATGGTAGTGGACGATTATTGCCAGGAACAGATCCTGATGCACTGAAAAACTATGGTAATACGATAGAAGAGGCACGTGCTGACCTCTTTGGCTTATACTATATAGCCGACCAAAAGCTTTTAGATTTAGGACTTTTGGATAGTAATGAGGCCTATAAAGCACAATATTATGGCTATATGATGAACGGTTTGCTGACTCAGCAGGTTCGTATTAAACCTGGAAAGCAAATAGAAGAATCACATATGCAGAATCGTGCACTTATCGCACAATGGGCAATGGAGTTAGGTAAGGATAATAATGTTGTAGAACTTATTTCTTGCGAAGACAAAGCGAACAATGAATCAAAAACTTTCGTTCGTATCAATGATTATGTTGCCTTACGTCATATCTTTGCTAAACAACTTGCTGAGATACAGCGTATCAAGAGCGAAGGTGACTTTGAGGCTGCACGAATGTTAGTTGAGAAATATGCTATCAATCTTGATCCTACTCTTCACACAGAGGTTCTCCGTAGATACGAACGATTGAATATAGCGCCTTATAAAGGGTTTATTAACCCTGTGCTTACCCCCGTATATAACAAACAAGGCGAGTTGATTGATATTAATGTTGATTACTCGGAAACTTATACAGAACAGATGCTTCGTTACTCTCGTGAGTATCAGACGCTTTAA
- the hcp gene encoding hydroxylamine reductase yields the protein MTENKMFCFQCQETAKGTGCTIQGVCGKKAETSRWQDLLLAVTRGVATISDSLRNAGVKTSQEVGDYIVDALFATITNANFDDQAILNKVDNGLRIKRELIELAKKNNVELPNYQEVTWGGEKADYEAEGNREGVLRTENEDLRSLKELTILGLKGMAAYYEHASRLNERNEEIIAFIEKALAIVSNPEADMDTLLATVMETGKFGVDAMALLDKANTQAYGNPELTKVNIGTGSRPGILISGHDLKDIEQLLEQTEGTGVDVYTHGEMLPAHYYPQLKKYKHLVGNYGNAWWKQKEEFETFNGPIVFTTNCIVPPSPKASYKDRVFTTNATGFPGWKHIVADENGRKDFSQVIEIAKTCKAPTAIEQGEIIGGFAHAQVFALADQVIEAVKSGAIRKFVVMSGCDGRMKSRDYYTEFAAKLPKDTVILTSGCAKFKYNKLNLGDINGIPRVLDAGQCNDSYSWAVVALKLKEIFGANDINDLPIEFNIAWYEQKAVIVLLALLYLGIKNIHIGPTLPAFVSPNVLNVLVENFGLGGITTVEEDLKNMVG from the coding sequence ATGACAGAAAACAAGATGTTTTGTTTCCAATGTCAGGAAACAGCAAAGGGTACTGGATGCACAATCCAAGGTGTCTGCGGTAAAAAAGCAGAAACTAGTCGCTGGCAAGATTTGTTACTCGCAGTAACAAGAGGTGTTGCAACAATTTCAGATTCACTTCGTAATGCTGGTGTAAAAACAAGTCAAGAGGTTGGTGATTATATCGTTGATGCACTTTTCGCAACGATCACCAATGCTAACTTTGACGATCAGGCTATATTAAATAAGGTGGACAATGGTCTCCGCATTAAGCGTGAGTTGATTGAACTTGCTAAGAAGAACAATGTAGAATTGCCTAACTATCAGGAAGTAACTTGGGGTGGTGAGAAAGCTGACTACGAGGCAGAAGGTAATCGTGAAGGAGTTCTCCGCACAGAGAATGAAGATCTCCGCTCATTGAAGGAGTTAACAATATTGGGCTTGAAAGGTATGGCTGCTTACTACGAGCATGCATCACGCCTTAATGAGCGTAACGAAGAAATTATTGCCTTCATCGAAAAAGCACTTGCTATTGTTTCCAACCCAGAAGCTGACATGGACACACTTTTGGCAACAGTAATGGAAACAGGTAAATTCGGTGTAGATGCAATGGCATTACTCGACAAGGCAAACACACAGGCTTATGGTAATCCAGAACTTACCAAGGTAAATATAGGTACGGGTAGCCGTCCTGGTATTCTTATCTCAGGTCACGACTTAAAGGATATTGAGCAACTTCTTGAGCAGACTGAGGGTACTGGAGTAGATGTTTACACTCATGGTGAGATGCTTCCTGCACACTATTACCCACAGTTGAAGAAATACAAACATCTTGTTGGAAACTATGGTAACGCATGGTGGAAGCAGAAGGAAGAGTTTGAAACATTCAATGGACCAATCGTCTTCACAACTAACTGTATTGTTCCTCCTTCACCAAAGGCAAGTTACAAGGATCGTGTGTTCACAACAAACGCAACTGGTTTCCCAGGCTGGAAGCATATTGTAGCTGATGAGAATGGTCGCAAAGATTTCTCTCAAGTTATTGAGATTGCTAAGACTTGTAAGGCACCAACAGCTATCGAGCAGGGTGAGATTATCGGTGGTTTTGCACATGCACAGGTATTCGCTTTGGCTGATCAGGTTATTGAGGCTGTTAAGAGTGGAGCTATCCGTAAGTTTGTTGTAATGAGTGGTTGCGATGGTCGTATGAAGAGCCGTGACTATTACACAGAGTTTGCTGCTAAGTTACCAAAAGATACCGTTATTTTGACTAGTGGTTGTGCTAAGTTTAAATATAACAAGTTAAACCTTGGTGACATTAATGGCATTCCACGTGTATTGGATGCAGGACAATGTAACGACTCTTATTCATGGGCTGTTGTAGCATTGAAGTTGAAAGAAATCTTTGGTGCTAATGATATCAATGACCTTCCTATTGAGTTTAACATTGCATGGTATGAGCAGAAGGCAGTTATTGTTCTGTTAGCCCTACTCTACCTTGGTATTAAGAATATCCACATTGGACCAACATTACCAGCTTTCGTTTCACCAAACGTTCTAAACGTATTGGTAGAGAACTTCGGTCTTGGTGGTATTACAACTGTTGAAGAAGATCTCAAAAACATGGTTGGATAA